A single region of the Stutzerimonas stutzeri genome encodes:
- a CDS encoding beta-ketoacyl synthase chain length factor, protein MIQFDIDQWQAWAPGLTSAGDWAAWARNPCAPQDGDAQPDVSFLPAMQRRRMSRLARMVFAVATPLAAGQPPMPLVYASRHGETARTFAILNDLANREPLSPTQFSLSVHNAIIGLWSIQQQDASEMTALAAQGDGLEHAVLEAALLLGEGAPAVLVVVAEDQTPDLYAPWIDDVSFPYAVALLLKPGRRWQLSLEPAAGRLPQARQPHAIELIGALLNGQSSLQHRWEERQWNWQQTH, encoded by the coding sequence GTGATTCAATTCGATATCGATCAATGGCAGGCCTGGGCCCCGGGCTTGACAAGTGCCGGTGACTGGGCGGCCTGGGCGCGGAATCCGTGCGCCCCGCAAGACGGCGATGCCCAGCCCGACGTCAGCTTTCTGCCCGCCATGCAGCGGCGGCGGATGAGCCGTCTGGCGCGCATGGTATTTGCCGTCGCCACGCCGCTGGCAGCAGGGCAGCCACCGATGCCCCTGGTCTACGCCTCGCGCCATGGCGAAACCGCGCGCACCTTCGCGATCCTCAACGACCTGGCCAACCGCGAACCGCTGTCCCCGACGCAGTTCAGCCTGTCGGTACACAACGCAATCATCGGGCTCTGGTCGATCCAGCAACAGGATGCCAGCGAGATGACGGCATTGGCCGCGCAGGGCGACGGTCTCGAGCATGCCGTGCTGGAAGCCGCCCTGCTGCTCGGCGAGGGCGCACCGGCGGTCCTGGTGGTTGTCGCCGAAGACCAGACGCCGGACCTGTATGCCCCCTGGATCGACGACGTCAGCTTTCCCTATGCCGTGGCACTGCTGCTCAAGCCCGGCCGCCGCTGGCAACTGAGCCTCGAACCCGCAGCGGGGCGATTGCCGCAGGCCCGCCAACCGCACGCGATCGAACTGATCGGCGCGTTGCTCAATGGCCAGTCCAGTCTTCAACACCGATGGGAGGAGCGCCAATGGAACTGGCAGCAGACGCATTGA
- a CDS encoding lysophospholipid acyltransferase family protein: MELAADALSRPNAPWLWRLIATGLSFALFGLGGLCLRLIVFPLLGLLPGDALTRRRRARQTVSRLFWLFVQFMYRSGVLTYEVEGAQRLGRPGQLIIANHPSLIDVVVLIALIRDANCVVKQSLWDNPFTRGPIRASQYISNNGSAEMLDEAAQALQQGQTLIIFPEGTRTTPGQAPQFHRGAASIALRGARLVTPVVITVTPTTLTKAEPWYRIPARRFHFHLRVGEDIDPQAFAASGAAPIASRRLNDHLHRHFIKELALDEPTAA, from the coding sequence ATGGAACTGGCAGCAGACGCATTGAGCCGTCCCAACGCGCCCTGGCTGTGGCGTCTGATCGCCACTGGGTTGTCGTTCGCCCTGTTCGGCCTCGGCGGGCTTTGCCTGCGGCTGATCGTCTTCCCTCTGCTCGGGCTGCTGCCCGGAGATGCCCTCACGCGCCGCCGTCGGGCGCGCCAGACCGTGAGCCGGCTGTTCTGGCTGTTCGTCCAGTTCATGTACCGCAGCGGTGTGCTGACCTACGAAGTGGAAGGCGCGCAGCGCCTGGGCCGGCCCGGACAGCTGATCATCGCCAATCACCCCTCGTTGATCGATGTGGTGGTGCTGATCGCACTGATCCGCGATGCCAATTGCGTGGTCAAGCAGAGCCTCTGGGACAACCCCTTCACCCGCGGGCCGATCCGCGCCTCGCAGTACATCAGCAACAACGGCAGCGCCGAGATGCTCGATGAAGCCGCGCAGGCCCTGCAGCAAGGCCAGACACTGATCATCTTCCCCGAAGGCACGCGCACCACGCCCGGCCAGGCGCCGCAGTTTCATCGCGGCGCGGCCTCCATCGCCCTGCGAGGTGCACGCCTGGTGACGCCCGTGGTGATCACCGTGACACCGACCACCCTGACCAAGGCCGAGCCCTGGTACCGCATTCCGGCGAGACGCTTTCATTTCCACCTGCGCGTCGGTGAGGACATCGACCCGCAGGCATTCGCCGCCTCAGGCGCGGCGCCTATCGCCTCCCGGCGACTCAACGACCATCTGCACCGACATTTCATAAAGGAGCTCGCACTCGATGAGCCAACTGCAGCTTGA
- a CDS encoding phosphopantetheine-binding protein codes for MSQLQLEIKQLIIDALGLEDLGPDDIAADQPLFGEGLGLDSVDALELGLAIQKRFGLKIDADAKDTRKHFASVDSLAAYISANRAIA; via the coding sequence ATGAGCCAACTGCAGCTTGAAATCAAGCAACTGATCATCGACGCCCTGGGTCTGGAAGACCTCGGCCCGGACGACATCGCCGCCGACCAGCCACTGTTCGGCGAAGGGCTCGGGCTAGACTCGGTCGACGCACTGGAGCTGGGCCTGGCGATCCAGAAGCGCTTCGGTCTGAAGATCGACGCCGACGCCAAAGACACCCGCAAGCATTTCGCCAGCGTCGACAGCCTGGCGGCTTATATCAGCGCCAATCGCGCCATCGCCTGA
- a CDS encoding acyl carrier protein: protein MNSRNEIFQTLRDALVELFELDPERISLEANLYQDLEIDSIDAVDLIDHIKRQTGKKIAAEEFKSVRTVGDVVEAVYRLVNPETA from the coding sequence GTGAACAGTCGCAACGAGATCTTCCAGACCCTGCGCGATGCGCTGGTCGAACTCTTCGAACTCGACCCCGAGCGCATCAGCCTCGAGGCCAACCTGTATCAGGACCTGGAAATCGACAGCATCGATGCCGTCGACCTGATCGACCATATCAAGCGTCAGACCGGCAAGAAGATCGCGGCCGAGGAGTTCAAGTCGGTGCGCACCGTGGGCGACGTCGTCGAGGCGGTGTACCGCCTGGTAAACCCTGAGACGGCTTGA
- a CDS encoding AMP-binding protein — MNWISLEHLLEQTPKSRPVTLDPELDHATLRQQALRLAAGLRNRGVARLAIHLDDAGELAIALLGAWRAGVTVLLPADLQPANRARLAHQADLWLTDQDGDARIAELMAEPLEGAKLDLDQCRLLLCTSGSSGEPKLIDKRLRQLANEVETLEACWGAELGDACVIASVAAQHIYGLLFRVLWPLCAGRPFLRRAQPFAEDIQLASREHPSFCWVASPALLKRMGDNLDWPALRSVRRVFSSGGPLDAQAAQRLQQRLGQAPTEIYGSSETGGIAWRQGGSLWQPFPDVQVSQDDHGALRIASPCLPPEHVEQTADAARIEADGRFELLGRLDRIVKLEEKRISLPMLETALATHPFVSEARLGVIVDNRAYLAALVALNDAGLHALRNGGRRALTEALRNHLANHCEALALPRRWRLVRQLPHNSQGKLPQADLEQLLQAPRPVQPERIRTAEQDGQWQLDLGVPLDLAHFSGHFPHTPVLPGVVQIDWAIALARELFTDLPPCFRGMEVLKFQQLARPGDQLHLTLRFDRERSKLHFAYRHGDAPCSSGRILLGDHS; from the coding sequence ATGAACTGGATTTCCCTGGAACACCTGCTCGAGCAGACGCCCAAGTCGCGCCCGGTCACGCTGGACCCCGAGCTGGATCACGCCACACTGCGCCAGCAAGCGCTGCGCCTGGCGGCTGGGCTGCGCAATCGCGGTGTCGCCCGCCTGGCGATTCACCTGGACGATGCGGGCGAGCTGGCGATTGCCCTGCTCGGCGCCTGGCGAGCCGGCGTGACGGTGTTACTGCCAGCCGATCTGCAGCCGGCGAACCGCGCGCGGCTGGCCCATCAGGCCGATCTCTGGCTGACGGATCAGGACGGCGATGCACGGATCGCCGAGCTCATGGCCGAGCCGCTCGAAGGGGCGAAGCTGGATCTCGATCAGTGCCGGCTGCTGCTCTGCACATCCGGCTCCAGCGGCGAACCGAAACTGATCGACAAGCGCCTGCGTCAGCTGGCCAACGAGGTGGAAACGCTGGAGGCCTGCTGGGGCGCCGAGCTCGGCGATGCCTGCGTGATCGCCAGCGTCGCCGCGCAGCACATCTACGGATTGCTATTCCGGGTGCTCTGGCCGCTGTGCGCCGGCCGCCCGTTTCTGCGGCGCGCGCAGCCGTTTGCCGAGGATATTCAGCTGGCCAGCCGCGAGCACCCGAGCTTTTGTTGGGTAGCCAGCCCGGCGTTGCTCAAGCGGATGGGCGACAACCTCGACTGGCCGGCCCTGCGCAGCGTGCGCCGGGTGTTCTCATCCGGCGGACCGCTCGATGCGCAGGCCGCGCAGCGCTTGCAGCAGCGCCTGGGGCAAGCACCGACGGAAATCTACGGCAGCTCGGAAACCGGCGGCATCGCCTGGCGTCAGGGCGGCAGCCTGTGGCAGCCCTTCCCCGATGTGCAAGTCAGCCAGGACGACCATGGTGCGCTGCGCATCGCCTCACCTTGCCTGCCGCCGGAACATGTCGAGCAGACGGCCGACGCGGCGCGCATCGAAGCCGATGGGCGCTTCGAGCTGCTCGGTCGGCTGGACCGTATCGTCAAGCTGGAAGAGAAGCGCATCTCCCTGCCGATGCTCGAGACGGCCCTGGCCACGCATCCTTTTGTCAGCGAGGCACGCCTCGGCGTGATCGTCGACAACCGCGCCTACCTGGCGGCGCTGGTCGCCCTCAACGACGCCGGGCTGCATGCCCTGCGCAACGGTGGCCGACGAGCCTTGACCGAAGCACTGCGTAACCATTTGGCGAATCACTGCGAGGCATTGGCCTTGCCGCGGCGTTGGCGCCTGGTGCGACAGCTGCCGCACAATAGCCAGGGCAAGCTGCCGCAGGCAGACCTCGAGCAGCTGTTGCAGGCGCCGCGTCCCGTCCAGCCCGAGCGTATCCGCACCGCCGAGCAGGACGGGCAGTGGCAACTGGATCTGGGCGTGCCGCTGGACCTCGCGCATTTCAGCGGTCATTTCCCGCACACCCCGGTGCTGCCAGGGGTCGTGCAGATCGATTGGGCGATCGCCCTGGCCCGCGAGCTGTTCACCGATCTGCCGCCGTGCTTTCGCGGCATGGAAGTGCTCAAGTTCCAACAACTTGCCCGCCCGGGGGATCAGCTGCACCTGACCCTGCGCTTCGACCGCGAGCGCAGCAAGCTGCACTTCGCCTACCGCCACGGCGACGCGCCCTGCTCGTCCGGCCGCATTCTGCTGGGAGACCATTCGTGA
- a CDS encoding glycosyltransferase family 2 protein, with protein sequence MDDDWFKPCAVIPVYNHERSLPTVVSALLADDLHCVLVDDGSTAAAAAVIDELARHPSVSLFRHAKNQGKGAAVASGLREARRLGFSHALQVDADGQHDLDRVALFLDRASQAPDALICGYPEYDASVPKGRLYARYLTHVWVWINTLSLSIRDSMCGFRVYPLQPTLALLDSTTLGQRMDFDTEILVRLYWREQPMVWLPTRVHYPTDGVSHFRLWRDNLLISSMHARLFGGMLRRAPALLWRRWRR encoded by the coding sequence ATCGACGACGACTGGTTCAAGCCCTGCGCGGTCATCCCGGTCTACAACCATGAGCGCAGCCTGCCGACAGTGGTCAGCGCGCTGCTTGCCGATGACCTGCACTGCGTGTTGGTCGACGATGGGTCCACCGCCGCAGCGGCCGCCGTCATCGACGAGCTGGCCCGGCACCCTTCGGTGAGTCTGTTCCGGCACGCGAAGAATCAGGGCAAGGGCGCGGCAGTCGCCTCGGGCCTGCGCGAGGCGCGGCGCCTGGGCTTCAGCCATGCCCTGCAGGTCGATGCCGACGGTCAGCACGATCTCGACCGCGTGGCGCTGTTTCTAGACCGCGCCAGCCAGGCACCGGATGCATTGATCTGCGGTTACCCCGAATATGACGCCAGCGTGCCCAAGGGCCGTCTCTATGCCCGCTACCTGACCCATGTCTGGGTCTGGATCAACACCCTGTCGCTGTCGATTCGCGACTCCATGTGCGGCTTTCGCGTCTATCCCCTGCAGCCGACGCTGGCGCTGCTCGATTCGACGACGCTGGGCCAGCGCATGGATTTCGACACGGAGATCCTGGTTCGCCTGTACTGGCGCGAGCAACCCATGGTCTGGCTACCGACACGCGTACACTACCCGACCGATGGCGTGTCGCACTTCCGCCTGTGGCGCGACAACCTGCTGATCTCATCGATGCACGCCCGGCTGTTCGGCGGCATGCTGCGGCGCGCGCCGGCCCTGCTCTGGCGACGGTGGCGCAGATGA
- a CDS encoding glycosyl transferase has protein sequence MNDRAAPGSHWAAHRERGSFALMKLTAVAVRLLGRRAMAPVLYLIVLYFYLFSRSARQSAWGYQRHLADWSGRRDLTPSWRSVFGQFVTFADALLDKLDVWGGRLGLDRLVLHDPMNLHAELDAPRGQLLVGSHLGNLEICRALAEMGRKVKMNVLVHTRHAERFNRLLDQSGASHLRLIQVSELDPAIMMELSRRLDAGEWLAIAGDRVPLHGARIATADFLGQPAHFPQGPWLLAGLLQCPANLLFCLKQGEQFHVHLEPFAERIHWRRGERDAVVQQWVQRYADRLAARCLEAPLQWFNFYPFWNTHERR, from the coding sequence ATGAACGACAGAGCCGCGCCCGGCTCGCACTGGGCGGCGCATCGCGAACGCGGCAGCTTCGCCTTGATGAAGCTCACCGCCGTGGCCGTGCGACTGCTGGGCCGGCGCGCCATGGCACCGGTGCTGTACCTGATCGTGCTGTATTTCTACCTGTTCAGCCGCAGTGCGCGGCAGAGCGCCTGGGGCTATCAGCGCCACCTCGCCGACTGGAGCGGCCGTCGCGATCTGACACCCAGTTGGCGCAGCGTCTTCGGCCAGTTCGTCACGTTCGCCGACGCCTTGCTGGACAAGCTCGACGTCTGGGGCGGCCGGCTCGGTCTCGACCGGCTGGTGCTGCACGACCCGATGAACCTGCATGCCGAACTCGACGCACCGCGCGGCCAGCTGTTGGTCGGCTCGCATCTGGGCAATCTGGAGATCTGCCGGGCACTGGCCGAAATGGGCCGCAAGGTGAAGATGAACGTGCTGGTGCATACACGCCATGCCGAACGCTTCAACCGCTTGCTCGACCAGTCCGGCGCCAGCCACCTGCGGCTGATACAGGTCAGCGAGCTGGACCCGGCGATCATGATGGAGCTTTCACGGCGGCTGGATGCCGGTGAATGGCTGGCGATCGCGGGTGATCGCGTGCCGCTGCACGGTGCGCGCATTGCGACTGCCGATTTTCTGGGACAACCGGCTCATTTCCCGCAGGGTCCCTGGTTGCTGGCCGGGCTGCTGCAATGCCCGGCCAATCTGCTGTTCTGCCTGAAGCAGGGCGAGCAATTCCATGTCCATCTGGAGCCTTTCGCCGAGCGCATCCATTGGCGCCGCGGCGAGCGTGACGCGGTGGTGCAGCAGTGGGTGCAGCGTTATGCCGATCGCCTGGCGGCACGCTGCCTGGAGGCCCCCTTGCAATGGTTCAATTTCTACCCTTTCTGGAATACCCATGAACGACGCTGA